The following coding sequences are from one Neodiprion lecontei isolate iyNeoLeco1 chromosome 7, iyNeoLeco1.1, whole genome shotgun sequence window:
- the LOC124295533 gene encoding uncharacterized protein LOC124295533: MEKELCVFSQTIEDNRDRLELDRNRERVEAMNSESIIAEHRYNGDIEKGTFKTVEQLHMGEMNVKCKHCNAERFKYETGRVANNCCHGGKILLPPLTEYPDVLQRLREGNDEVSRHFRQHIRSYNDAFAFSSFNCTVADMGNSGPYVMKIIGDVSYKISTSLESANNNRPRYGQIYIYDAQTQLALRENDARRANLLEIIGRLIIDIYPYAANFKTTYERFVKGESLVRLNFIALKEDDRRRYNAPTCGELAALIVSDDGAVSENIEVQVFPKQDRAVGYVPRYSHHVDPMTFPLLFPSGDLGWSYNMKHVGTNKKISPVQYYGHRLALRRGEAQNQLLRSGRLTQHYVIHAYLTIESQRLLFLRNNQKQLRVECYKGMTDHISNSDANTSDRTRLGNQMILPSSISGSMRHMQQQYQDAMAITRKVGRPDLFITMTCNPKWPEIRTVLKDFHTGTTVNDIPTIACRIFNMRLQQALKEIESGSVFGKIEGYVYTVEFQKRGLPHAHILFI, translated from the coding sequence ATGGAGAAGGAACTGTGTGTATTCAGCCAAACAATAGAAGATAACAGAGACAGGTTGGAATTAGACAGAAACAGAGAACGAGTGGAAGCAATGAACAGTGAATCAATCATTGCTGAGCATCGTTACAACGGGGATATTGAAAAAGGCACTTTTAAAACTGTAGAACAACTACACATGGGTGAAATGAACGTAAAATGTAAACATTGCAATGCAGAAAGGTTCAAATATGAAACAGGAAGGGTGGCAAATAATTGCTGTCATggaggaaaaatattattaccaCCATTAACGGAATATCCTGATGTACTTCAACGTCTGCGAGAAGGGAATGACGAAGTATCAAGACACTTCAGACAACATATACGATCATATAATGACGCGTTTGCGTTTTCATCATTTAATTGTACCGTGGCAGATATGGGGAATTCAGGACCAtatgtgatgaaaataatcgggGATGTGAGTTACAAAATATCTACAAGTTTAGAGAGCGCAAACAATAACCGACCGAGATATGGACAAATTTACATCTATGACGCACAAACTCAGCTAGCGCTGAGAGAAAATGATGCAAGAAGAGCAAATCTGTTAGAAATTATTGGTAGACTGATAATAGATATCTATCCTTATGCagcaaattttaaaacaacgtACGAGCGATTTGTTAAGGGAGAAAGCCTGGTGAGATTAAACTTTATAGCACTCAAGGAAGACGATAGACGGCGGTACAATGCGCCAACTTGTGGTGAGCTAGCAGCTCTGATCGTTTCAGATGACGGGGCAGTATCTGAAAATATAGAAGTACAAGTATTTCCAAAACAAGACCGTGCAGTTGGATATGTGCCGAGATATTCGCATCACGTTGATCCAATGACTTTTCCATTACTATTTCCGAGCGGTGATTTAGGATGGAGCTATAATATGAAACACGTAGGAACAAACAAGAAAATCTCTCCTGTTCAATATTATGGACATCGATTGGCCTTACGTCGAGGCGAAGCACAGAATCAGTTGTTGCGGAGCGGACGATTGACACAACACTATGTGATTCACGCATATCTCACAATTGAATCGCAgcgtttattgtttttaagaAATAATCAGAAGCAATTGCGTGTAGAATGTTACAAAGGAATGACTGATCACATATCAAATAGTGACGCGAATACGTCGGATCGAACAAGACTTGGGAACCAAATGATTTTACCATCATCAATTTCCGGCAGCATGCGACATATGCAACAGCAGTACCAAGATGCAATGGCAATAACAAGGAAAGTTGGACGAccggatttatttattacaatgaCATGTAATCCTAAGTGGCCGGAAATACGTACGGTATTGAAAGATTTTCATACAGGTACCACTGTAAATGACATTCCAACAATAGCTTGTCGAATATTCAACATGCGGCTACAACAGGCACTAAAGGAAATCGAAAGCGGTTCAGTATTTGGAAAGATTGAAGGATACGTATACACagttgaatttcagaaaagAGGCTTACCGCATGCTCACATACTATTTATCTAA